A stretch of DNA from Methylosinus sp. LW4:
CGTTGGGCCGTTCCACCAGCATGGGCAGCGAGCGCTTCTGATTGCCGAAGCGGCCGGTCGGGCCTTCGTCGTAATCCTGCGTCGCGGACGCGCGCTTGAAGAAGAACTCGCGCACCGAGGGCTCGGTGAGCGCCGCGCCGACGCCCACGGCGACGACGCCGACGACGGCGAGCGCCATGAAGCCGATGCGCAGGCGCATCTTGCGCGAATCGGCGGTCATCACCGACATGATGGTCATCAGCGCGATGGAGACCACCGCCGCGCCCCAGGAGCCGCGCGAGAAGGAGGTGAACAGCGCCGCGCCCGACAGCGCGAGGCCGGCGAGCGTCACCGGCCAATAGGCCCAGCGGCCGAGCAGCAGGCGCTGCACGAAATAGAGCACGCCCGGCACCATATAGGAGCCGAGCACATTGGGGTCCTTGAAAGGCGCCATGGCGCGCCCGTCGAGCGTCATCGTCGTCGGATCGCCGAAAAGGCCGGCCCAGGAGCCGACGGCGATGAGGGCCGCGAGCATGCAACTCGCCGCATAGCCGCTCATGCACAGATCGAAGCGCCGCGACGTGTTCTCCGAGAAGAACAGCATATAGAAGACGCCGGTCGTCGAGATGAACAGCGTATGCGTCATGAAGTCGACGGGATCGGGCTCGTTCCAATAGGGAATGAGCGAGATGTAGCCGCCGAGCGTCCACAGCATGAGCAGGGCGACGCCCGGCAGAACGGCGCGATGGATGCGAACGCCGCCGAGCACCCAGACGATGAGCGTCAGCAGAATGAGCCCGTCATAGGGCGAGGGCTCGATGAACACCACCGAGCCGGAAAAGGAGGTGATCCAGAACAGCGCCTCGAGCAGCCGCGGATAGTTCAATGTCCAGCGGGGCTGCTGCGCCGCCGCCGCGGCCTCGGTCATCGCTTGTCCCATATCGGAACGATCCAGGAGGTCGCGCGCCTTGGGGCGCGACGCGCGCGAGGTGAGGACGGCGCCTTGTGAATTTGCTAGCCTCGTCATGGTTAAAAAAGCGTGACCTGAGCTTGATAGCGAAGCAATGCCGCGAGCCTTCGCCGGCCCGCGATGAGACAGCCTCGCTTCTTCCGCTCCCCGCCCGACTCTGGAATTTGCAAGAGATGAACCATCGATTTTCGGCGACGCGCCTCCTGCACGAGAAGCGGCTAGACGATGCGCTGCTGCGCGCGGCGCGGGCCGACGCCGAGACGGTTCTCGCCTCCCTGCACAGCTCGCGCGCGGGGCTCGGCGCGCGCGAGGCGGCGCATCGGCTGCGGCGCGTCGGACTCAACCGCATCGCCCATGAGCGGCGCCCCGGCCTGCTGCGCGAGCTCGCCGGTCGCGCAAAAAATCCGCTCAACGCGCTGCTGCTCGCCCTCGCCGTCGCCTCTTACGCGCTCGGCGATCTGCGCGCTTCGGTCGTCATCGCCGCTATGGTCGTGCTGAGCGTCGGCCTCGCCTTCTTCCAGGAGCACCGCTCCAATGAGGCCGCCGCGCGCCTGCAGGCGATGGTGCGCACGCACGCCTCCGTGCGCCGGCCGGGCGCGCATACGGCGGATAATTTCGTCGAGGAGCCGATCGAGCGGCTCGCGCCGGGCGATATCGTGCGCCTCTCGGCCGGCGACATGATCCCCGCCGATCTGCGCCTGCTGGAGGCCAAGGATCTCTTCGTCAATCAATCGGCGCTGACCGGCGAATCCATGCCGGTGGAGAAATTCGCGCATGCCGCGCCGACCAGCGATCCTTTCGCCGCGCAAAATCTCGCGCTGATGGGCGCCAATGTGGTCAGCGGCTATGCGACGGCTATCGTCGTCGAGACGGGGCGGCGCACCTGCCTCGGCGCGCTGGCCGACAAAATGGCCGGCGCGCGCGTAGAGACGAGCTTCGACAAAGGCGTGACGCGCTTCACTTTGCTGATGGTCTTGTTCATGGCGGTGATGGCGCCGGCGGTTTTCCTCATCAATGGCGTGACGAAAGGCGATTGGCTGCAGGCCTTGCTTTTCGCCGTCTCCGTCGCCGTGGGGCTGGCGCCCGAAATGCTGCCGATGATCGTCACCGTCAATCTCGCCAAGGGCGCGATCGCCATAGCGCGCAAGAAGGTGATCGTGAAGCGGCTCGTCTCCATCCAGAATTTCGGCGCGATGGATGTGCTCTGCACCGACAAGACCGGCACGCTGACGCAGGACCGCATCATATTGAAGCGCCATCTCGACATATTCGGCGAGGATTCCGATCGCGTTCTCGAATTCGCCTTCCTCAACAGCCATTTTCAATCGGGGCTGAAAAATCTGCTCGATCGCGCCGTGCTCGAGCATCACGAATTGGCGCAGGAGCTGCGGCCCGATCACCAATTCGAGAAGATCGACGAGATCCCTTTCGATTTCGAGCGGCGCCGCCTCTCCGTCGTCGTGCGCCGCGACGACGGCCCGCATCTTCTCATTTGCAAAGGCGCGGTGGAGGAGCTCTTCGCCATCTCGTCGCGCTATGAGACGACCGCCGATTGCGGCGCGCTCGATCCCTCGCATCTCGAGGCGGCGCGGCGCGAGATGGAAGAGCTGAACGCAGACGGCTTTCGCGTCGTCGCCGTCGCCTATAAGCAGCTGCCGCAAGAGCAGGCGAGCTTTTCCATCGCCGATGAGAGCGAGCTGACGCTGCTCGGCTATATCGCCTTTCTCGATCCGCCCAAGGAGAGCGCGGCGCCGGCCATAGCGGCGCTCGCGAAATCCGGCGTCGCGGTGAAGATATTGACCGGCGACAATGACATTGTGACGCGCAAGATCTGCAAGGATGTCGGGCTCGAGGTCGGCCGCATCGCATTGGGGTCGCAGATCGAGTCGATGGGCGACGAGGAGCTGTCGACGCTGGCGGCCGAGGCGAGCGTTTTCGCCAA
This window harbors:
- the mgtA gene encoding magnesium-translocating P-type ATPase, producing MNHRFSATRLLHEKRLDDALLRAARADAETVLASLHSSRAGLGAREAAHRLRRVGLNRIAHERRPGLLRELAGRAKNPLNALLLALAVASYALGDLRASVVIAAMVVLSVGLAFFQEHRSNEAAARLQAMVRTHASVRRPGAHTADNFVEEPIERLAPGDIVRLSAGDMIPADLRLLEAKDLFVNQSALTGESMPVEKFAHAAPTSDPFAAQNLALMGANVVSGYATAIVVETGRRTCLGALADKMAGARVETSFDKGVTRFTLLMVLFMAVMAPAVFLINGVTKGDWLQALLFAVSVAVGLAPEMLPMIVTVNLAKGAIAIARKKVIVKRLVSIQNFGAMDVLCTDKTGTLTQDRIILKRHLDIFGEDSDRVLEFAFLNSHFQSGLKNLLDRAVLEHHELAQELRPDHQFEKIDEIPFDFERRRLSVVVRRDDGPHLLICKGAVEELFAISSRYETTADCGALDPSHLEAARREMEELNADGFRVVAVAYKQLPQEQASFSIADESELTLLGYIAFLDPPKESAAPAIAALAKSGVAVKILTGDNDIVTRKICKDVGLEVGRIALGSQIESMGDEELSTLAAEASVFAKLSPPQKARVIDALHRKGHVVGYLGDGINDGPALKAADVGISVDTAVDVAKETADIILLEKSLAVLGDGVIEGRKVFANITKYIKMGASSNFGNMFSVLGASVFLPFLPMTPIQVVTNNLLYDFSQTAIPTDNVDEEYLARPRRWDIDNIAKFVLFIGPISSIFDYATFALMIYGFGALADPALFQSGWFVESLLTQTLIIHIIRTARIPFIESRASNALLLTTLVICLIGAALPFSPIAGVFGFTPLPPLYWPAIFSFLICYSVLAHLVKSWFVKKWGM
- a CDS encoding O-antigen ligase family protein; its protein translation is MGQAMTEAAAAAQQPRWTLNYPRLLEALFWITSFSGSVVFIEPSPYDGLILLTLIVWVLGGVRIHRAVLPGVALLMLWTLGGYISLIPYWNEPDPVDFMTHTLFISTTGVFYMLFFSENTSRRFDLCMSGYAASCMLAALIAVGSWAGLFGDPTTMTLDGRAMAPFKDPNVLGSYMVPGVLYFVQRLLLGRWAYWPVTLAGLALSGAALFTSFSRGSWGAAVVSIALMTIMSVMTADSRKMRLRIGFMALAVVGVVAVGVGAALTEPSVREFFFKRASATQDYDEGPTGRFGNQKRSLPMLVERPNGMGPLRFRLTFGLEPHNSYINAFASNGWLGGFAFLGLVLTTTFVGFRLSLKRSPYLRHGQLIWSAMFVFFLQALQIDIDHWRYFFIYLGAVWGLEVGRVKWAERNAAMARSEARP